One genomic window of Salvelinus alpinus chromosome 17, SLU_Salpinus.1, whole genome shotgun sequence includes the following:
- the LOC139542034 gene encoding zinc finger protein 391-like, which yields MSSLSYSPPAKEEGVCWTEKEALVKEEVEEEAVTIQKQVEGEAVTVKEEEKDVSVKEEEDAFRVKEGEAVTVKEEEIYVSVKEEKEVSVKEEEDALRVKEEDDAVFEVKEEEGEMTITSKKEEEEEEETGYLGPVSQTHLKASNGSNDELSHKMLLGHRALINTRERRDYHGSSGEPQHHEAEKSLSRSEHPKKHQQRPTGKRTHCCSDCGKSFVSSGCLESHQRTHTGEKPYSCDQCGKRYVTSSGLTKHKRTHTGEKPYNCNQCGKSFTQSSSLILHQRTHTGEKPYSCIQCRKSFTQSFSLILHQRTHTGEKSYICAQCGKRFASSADIKIHQKIHTGVRPFSCSDCGKSFVRSGQLKLHLHLHLSHLADALIQSDLQIGAFTL from the exons atgagctcactaagctactctcctcctgctaaagaagagggggtctgctggacggagaaagaagctctcgtgaaagaggaggtggaggaggaggctgttacaatacaaaaacaagtagagggtgaggctgttaccgtgaaagaagaagagaaagacgtttcagtgaaagaagaggaagacgcgtttaGAGTGaaagagggtgaggctgttaccgtgaaagaagaGGAGATTTACGTTTCCGTTAAAGAAGAGAAAGaggtttcagtgaaagaagaggaagacgcattgagagtgaaagaggaggatgatgCTGTTTTtgaagtgaaagaggaggagggggagatgactatcacatcgaaaaaggaggaggaagaagaggaggaaactggatatctgggcccggtttcccaaacgcatcttaaggcatccaatggttctaacgatgaacttagccataagatgCTATTGGGACACCGGGCCCTGATTAAtacta gagagagacgtgactatcATGGATCCTCTGGGGAACCTCAACATCATGAAGCAGAAAAAAgcctctccagatcagaacaccccaagaaacaccagcagagacccacagggaagagaactcactgctgctctgactgtggaaagagttttgtttCTTCAGGATGTTTagaatcacaccagagaacacacacaggagagaaaccttatagctgtgatcaatgtgggaagagatatgTTACATCTAGCGGTCTGACTAAACACAAGAGAacgcacacaggagagaaaccttataactgtaaccaatgtgggaagagttttactcagtcatcCAGTCTGatattacaccagagaacacacacaggagagaaaccttatagctgtattcAATGtaggaagagttttactcagtcattCAGCCTGatattacaccagagaacacacacaggagagaaatcttatatcTGTGcgcaatgtgggaagagatttgcCTCCTCAGCAGACATTAAAATTCACCAGAAAATCCACACAGGAGTGAGACCTTttagctgctctgactgtggaaagagttttgttCGCTCAGGACAattaaaattacatttacatttacatttaagtcatttagcagacgctcttatccagagcgacttacaaattggtgcattcaccttatga